A stretch of DNA from Doryrhamphus excisus isolate RoL2022-K1 chromosome 6, RoL_Dexc_1.0, whole genome shotgun sequence:
tttccacatcataCAATTTCTCATAAATTCTCGTCCATTGAGTCTTCAACGTTCACCTTTGCCTGCATCCCAGGTGGGGGGGGATGAGGACATGGAGTCTGAATATgatgtataaataaatcaatacatgtACGTGTTCCTGCTCAAAACTGACATTAATCATAGACGTAGCACCGATAGTGTGTCTttaaataataagacataaagaTACCAGACGTGCTTCGGCATTTCCACATGTACATGAACTATCCACCATCAACTGGTTGGGCTGGTTAGGCAATTAGCACACTCTTTCCCAAAGACATCGTGTCAAATGATTCAAAGCCTCAGAATGGGGAAGCAGTCCGCGCCGTTTATCGTTCATTTCATATGACTTTGCTTTCTTTAGTTCTGAGTTCGTATGCGTTATTTCTTACTCCGCCGGTCATCACCGAAGTCTGCATGAAGATGCTGCGGAGGGGATACGTTGCCGTCGTTTTGGTCATCCCGTTGGGGTGGATTTTTGTCCACCAGGTTTGGCCCAGCAGCCACGTCTGGGTGCCAGCATTGATTCGGGGTAAGAAAGTGCGGCTGAGAATgactttgtttacttttgtgTACATGTAATTTGAGTGTAATCTAGCAAAATATTTGTACTTAATccattgaaaattgaaaaacaaataaatacatatccaCGTCAAAGTGGAGCTGACACACCTGACTGGTGATGCAGCATTCTTAGTCCTTTATAGAACAATTCTTCATCTGTGGAGCGAACACACCTTGTCAACTGTAACGTTTCCATGACAGTTTGGATCAGGACTGTACCATGTGTGCCAATCTCATAGGAAACCAGACCAGAGACCACGGCCATTCTGCCAGCCTGCCCCCCATCTATGTCATCACGCCGACCTACCAGCGTCCAATGCAGAAAGCCGAACTGACTCGTCTCACCAACACTTTTCTCCACGTGGCTAACCTTCACTGGATCGTGGTGGAGGACTCGCAAACAAAGACGTCCCTGGTCAGTCGTCTCCTCCAGGAAAGTGGACTCAACCACACTCACCTCAACGTGATGTCGCCTCGAAACATCGACCGTCGATCCATCAGGGGGCTATCACAAAGAAACCTGGGCTTGCAGTGGCTAAGGAGTACCTTCAATGTGAGGAACCCAAATCCTGGTGTTGTGTACTTTGCCGATGACGACAACACTTACAGTCTGGAACTGTTTGATGAGGTGAGGATTATTGTTCtttaataagacatttaatacagtggaacccgatTAGGTTTGTACCAACCCGTTTATGTGGACCGTCCAGTCCCGGCACACTAAAACCCACTTGGCTCACATCACACTTGGCTTCAAACGAGAACACGTTGGAGCAGGTCTTGATGACTTGGGTGCCGACATAAACCGGTTCCACTGTACTAATCAGTACCAATGTCAAGTCAGTGAGTGACTACACGTTGTCTCCAACTACCAGATGCGATGGACCCGAAAGGTCTCAGTGTGGCCCGTCGCATTTGCGGGGAGTCTTCGGTACGAGTCCATCAAAGTCAACGCCAAGGGAAAGGTGTACGGCTGGGAGGTTGCGTACGCCCCAGAGCGAGCCTTTGGCATCGACAT
This window harbors:
- the LOC131131376 gene encoding galactosylgalactosylxylosylprotein 3-beta-glucuronosyltransferase 1-like, producing the protein MTLLSLVLSSYALFLTPPVITEVCMKMLRRGYVAVVLVIPLGWIFVHQVWPSSHVWVPALIRGNQTRDHGHSASLPPIYVITPTYQRPMQKAELTRLTNTFLHVANLHWIVVEDSQTKTSLVSRLLQESGLNHTHLNVMSPRNIDRRSIRGLSQRNLGLQWLRSTFNVRNPNPGVVYFADDDNTYSLELFDEMRWTRKVSVWPVAFAGSLRYESIKVNAKGKVYGWEVAYAPERAFGIDMAGFAVNLQLLLSKPKADFKLQPGLQEGSLLLDLVTLDDLEPKADNCTKVLVWHTRSKAPDLSGEASFKHSANMET